The window AACTCCGTGTGGGCATCTTCGGTGCGGAAACATGGACGGACGGCATACGCCGCAGAATAGAAAAAGAGATGAACATCGAAACTTTCGATATCATCGGCATGACGGAAACAGGCGGAGTCGGTCTGGGCATCGACTGCAAAGACCACAGCGGAATCCACGTCTGGGACGATCACTACATAGTGGAGATAGTGGATCCTGAAACGGGTGAACCTCTGCCCGACGGCGTTGAGGGTGAGATGGTTGTAACAACGCTGACCCGTGAAGGTCTGCCAATGATACGCTACCGCACCCGTGACATAACAAAAATAGTCAGCAGAGGTCTCTGCAAATGCGGACTGAACACGGTTAAGATAGCCAGACTGAAAGGCCGCACGGACGATATGCTGAAAGTGAAAGGGGTCAACTTCTACCCCGCACAGATAGAATCTATCCTGATGGAGTTCACCGAACTTGGCGAGGAATACAGAATCATCCTCGACAAGAAAAAGGGCAAAGGGGATGTTACCCTTGCCGTTGAAACAAACGGCATAAGCGACGACACCAGAGACCGTCTGGACACTACTCTGTATGATTTCCTCGGCTTCCGTGTTGACGTTCAGTACCTGAAACCGGGAACACTGGAACGCTCTCAGGGCAAAGCAATTCGGGTCATCGACAACAGATGAAACAATAAAGCCGAAAGCTATACCGTCACTCTGAGGCTTATACCGAAGAGTCTCTGTCTTACATGAGACTCTTCACTCCGTTCAGAGTGACAAAAATGCACCTATCTCTCCCCTGCTCTGGGCAGGTGAAATTCCAGCTTAAGGGTTATCATCCGCACTGCGAAAACCAGCAGCGCACTGACAGCCGCATTAAGCGACTGATCCACACCGAAATGGTGCAGTGTGCAGTAGAGCGCACCGCCTATTATGCATGCCGAGGCATACACCTCACGGGTGAGCACCAGCGGCGTGGCATTTATGAGCACATCACGGATCATACCGCCGACAGTACCCGT of the Seleniivibrio woodruffii genome contains:
- a CDS encoding phenylacetate--CoA ligase family protein, whose translation is MHKLTDIQLLKLGTTLHHIKKSNPYYFSRYETDRVTSYEDLTKLPFITKDVLRQGYPFAYACADIKNCVRMHMSSGTTGKPIINPMTEGDVNQWGEIMARCYTTAGVTSEDVVQITPSFGLFNGGFGFHYGAERLKSFIIPMGAGRSMLQLQFIKDLETTCLCAIASYPLRLMEVAKQEGFNFKETKLRVGIFGAETWTDGIRRRIEKEMNIETFDIIGMTETGGVGLGIDCKDHSGIHVWDDHYIVEIVDPETGEPLPDGVEGEMVVTTLTREGLPMIRYRTRDITKIVSRGLCKCGLNTVKIARLKGRTDDMLKVKGVNFYPAQIESILMEFTELGEEYRIILDKKKGKGDVTLAVETNGISDDTRDRLDTTLYDFLGFRVDVQYLKPGTLERSQGKAIRVIDNR